The following proteins are encoded in a genomic region of Candidatus Marinarcus aquaticus:
- a CDS encoding NifB/NifX family molybdenum-iron cluster-binding protein, with the protein MSSIKITTNGSQEGALKIAFATTDMQNIDSHFGSATQFAVYDVSKDNITVCEILKVPEKDTDKTVELLKDIDIVYFTNIGAVAAAKIINSGIFPIKYKEIVPIDEELEKLKTMLGSNPPPFIKKIIEKKAA; encoded by the coding sequence ATGAGCAGCATTAAAATTACAACCAACGGTTCACAAGAAGGTGCATTAAAAATTGCGTTTGCTACAACAGATATGCAGAACATTGATTCTCACTTTGGTAGTGCAACACAGTTTGCTGTGTATGATGTAAGTAAAGATAACATCACAGTATGTGAAATCCTAAAGGTTCCCGAAAAAGATACGGATAAAACCGTGGAACTTTTAAAAGATATTGATATTGTATATTTTACCAACATTGGTGCAGTCGCTGCTGCGAAAATCATTAATTCAGGAATTTTTCCTATCAAATACAAAGAGATTGTTCCCATCGATGAAGAGTTAGAAAAACTTAAAACAATGTTAGGAAGCAATCCTCCACCATTTATTAAAAAAATCATTGAAAAAAAGGCTGCGTAA
- a CDS encoding NifX-associated nitrogen fixation protein, whose protein sequence is MDHRKLYVDTLIGQIRALDQFGTWVNKSDEDLLIEKYVKSKEDLKNIPIIADIDEMQIQDIRLIYQAVALAFEKITGVMCSVVMEMSHEGFGRVVVYTGNIVLCTKSFKDAHRFSFRELDKLKDEGEKLLTKACDIYEKYKNL, encoded by the coding sequence ATGGATCATAGAAAACTCTACGTAGATACACTCATTGGGCAAATAAGAGCCCTAGACCAATTTGGTACTTGGGTAAATAAATCGGATGAAGATTTACTCATTGAAAAATATGTGAAATCCAAAGAGGATTTAAAAAACATACCCATTATTGCCGATATAGACGAGATGCAAATCCAAGACATTCGACTCATCTACCAAGCAGTCGCACTGGCGTTTGAAAAAATCACCGGTGTCATGTGTTCAGTTGTTATGGAGATGAGCCACGAAGGTTTTGGACGTGTGGTTGTCTATACCGGCAATATTGTGTTATGTACAAAATCGTTTAAAGATGCTCACCGTTTCTCTTTTAGAGAGTTAGATAAACTCAAAGATGAGGGTGAGAAGCTTTTAACTAAAGCGTGTGATATTTACGAAAAATACAAAAATTTATAA
- a CDS encoding flavodoxin, giving the protein MAKMGIFCGTAGGTSMVVAEALADAFSIEEDDIINMEEDFDDVEEQLMEYDILFIGSSTWGQGDVHHSWVDPQLEIEDEGFDFSGKTVALFGAGDSVKHGEHFCSALGKLHDTFKKAGANVVGFMPTDGYSYEFSLAVKDGQFCGLPIDNHNEEDKTEERIEQWIDVLKKDLSL; this is encoded by the coding sequence ATGGCAAAAATGGGAATTTTTTGTGGTACTGCAGGGGGTACTTCTATGGTTGTTGCGGAAGCTTTAGCAGACGCATTTAGTATCGAGGAAGATGATATCATCAATATGGAAGAGGATTTTGATGATGTTGAAGAGCAATTAATGGAGTATGATATTTTGTTTATTGGTAGCTCCACTTGGGGTCAAGGGGATGTTCATCACTCATGGGTTGACCCTCAATTAGAGATTGAAGACGAAGGGTTTGATTTCTCAGGAAAAACAGTGGCTCTTTTTGGAGCAGGTGACAGTGTTAAACATGGTGAGCACTTCTGTTCAGCATTAGGAAAACTGCACGACACTTTTAAAAAAGCGGGTGCAAATGTGGTTGGCTTTATGCCAACAGACGGTTACTCTTATGAATTTTCATTGGCTGTAAAAGATGGTCAATTTTGTGGATTACCTATTGATAACCACAATGAAGAGGATAAAACCGAAGAACGAATAGAACAATGGATTGATGTCCTTAAAAAGGACCTCAGTCTATAA
- a CDS encoding nitrogenase-stabilizing/protective protein NifW: protein MSTKVEDFYELTDAEDYFNFFDIEFDQALVNVKRFHMMKEYGTLIRKGLANIEGEDKVMEFLKFSLLRVYGDYVNGHAPSAADVWNMYETGKLNGCSSCSPSPTGGSCGC from the coding sequence ATGAGTACAAAAGTGGAAGATTTTTACGAATTAACAGATGCAGAAGACTACTTTAATTTTTTTGATATTGAGTTTGACCAAGCATTGGTTAATGTGAAGCGGTTTCATATGATGAAAGAGTATGGAACATTGATACGAAAAGGTTTAGCCAACATTGAGGGCGAAGACAAAGTAATGGAGTTTTTAAAATTTTCACTTTTAAGAGTTTATGGTGATTACGTCAATGGACACGCTCCAAGTGCAGCAGACGTGTGGAACATGTATGAAACGGGTAAATTAAACGGTTGTTCATCATGTTCACCTAGTCCAACAGGAGGAAGTTGTGGGTGTTAA
- a CDS encoding nitrogen fixation protein NifZ, which produces MGVNHKDIVDPNTLLHDSVTATRSGKDEEKPKFGVGQKVKLLEDIVNDGTYPHEKIGTLMMPKGSVGYIRSIGEFLQVIRVYEVHFFGVENVPVEIVGCREHELEAMEDFHDEVQEELEFMRQHREKNYKK; this is translated from the coding sequence GTGGGTGTTAATCATAAAGATATCGTCGATCCCAATACACTGCTTCATGACAGTGTAACAGCAACACGATCAGGAAAAGACGAAGAGAAACCAAAGTTTGGAGTGGGACAAAAAGTAAAACTACTTGAAGACATTGTCAATGATGGTACCTATCCTCATGAGAAGATTGGTACATTGATGATGCCAAAAGGTTCTGTGGGATACATTCGCTCTATTGGTGAGTTCTTACAAGTCATCAGAGTATATGAAGTGCACTTTTTTGGTGTAGAGAATGTACCTGTAGAGATTGTAGGATGCCGAGAACATGAACTTGAAGCGATGGAGGACTTTCATGATGAAGTCCAAGAAGAGCTTGAGTTTATGAGACAACACAGAGAGAAAAACTACAAAAAGTAG
- a CDS encoding 2Fe-2S iron-sulfur cluster-binding protein, protein MTTRVEIVNDFLAINVQPGSTIQDVVEASGSALPFGCRDGECGTCVVEIEQGMEFLSEINEKEKKVIKETCAGTCTDKTRLSCQMKIVKPNGIVRIKY, encoded by the coding sequence ATGACAACTAGAGTAGAGATCGTAAACGATTTTTTAGCAATTAATGTACAACCAGGTAGTACAATTCAAGACGTAGTAGAAGCTTCAGGTTCTGCATTACCATTTGGATGCAGAGATGGTGAGTGTGGTACGTGTGTAGTTGAAATTGAACAAGGGATGGAGTTCCTTTCTGAAATCAACGAAAAAGAGAAAAAAGTCATCAAAGAGACTTGCGCTGGAACGTGTACAGATAAAACACGACTTTCATGTCAAATGAAAATTGTTAAACCTAACGGTATTGTACGAATTAAGTACTAA
- a CDS encoding RNA polymerase factor sigma-54: MAQKLTTSVAQKQNLNLSLKLWLPMLQTSLQDLEKHLKNISYENPFLEIKRPKEFYNNYTSGGASGEFIESLATYSTSLNDKISEQIAAPIFPTPNSQKVAMEILCDINDHGYFEGDIEQIAITCSVYKEYVESIRQRFSQLEPSGIGAKDLSESFLFQLDALDMDVDDELYNFLKRIIKDIAHLDKYAAHHRFEDAKNIIKYFNNPPAIDYINTNVQVIPDFFVEVGEDINIRINHAYYPDIVVRDPFNTKNEGIKEKIKEAKDLVNLLSLRKSTLYKIILIIVEKQVSFFVGGELKPFSMQEIAEELGFAESTISRAVANKYIECSLGIFPLKHFFSNAVANKDLSSSQIKNYLKSLVEYESKEDPLTDQQLLDMVEEKYSLKMVRRTITKYRKLLSIPSSKERKKLYKVENL, encoded by the coding sequence ATGGCACAAAAACTTACAACCTCGGTTGCGCAAAAGCAAAACTTAAATCTTTCACTTAAATTGTGGCTTCCAATGCTACAAACTTCTTTGCAAGACCTAGAGAAACACCTAAAAAATATCTCTTACGAGAACCCTTTTTTAGAGATCAAACGTCCAAAAGAGTTTTACAACAACTACACTTCAGGTGGAGCTAGTGGTGAGTTTATTGAATCATTGGCAACTTACTCAACATCATTAAATGATAAAATCAGCGAACAAATAGCCGCACCTATTTTCCCCACACCTAATTCACAAAAGGTGGCCATGGAGATTCTATGCGATATCAACGATCACGGTTATTTTGAAGGTGATATTGAGCAAATTGCCATTACCTGCAGTGTCTATAAAGAGTATGTCGAAAGTATTCGACAACGATTCAGCCAACTTGAACCCAGTGGCATTGGTGCTAAAGATTTAAGTGAGTCGTTTCTGTTTCAACTCGATGCACTTGATATGGACGTAGACGATGAGTTATACAACTTTTTAAAACGTATCATTAAAGATATTGCGCACTTAGATAAGTATGCAGCGCACCACCGTTTTGAGGATGCAAAAAATATCATCAAATATTTTAACAACCCACCTGCTATTGATTATATCAATACCAACGTGCAAGTAATACCCGACTTTTTTGTGGAAGTGGGCGAAGATATTAATATCCGCATCAATCATGCGTATTATCCTGATATTGTGGTCAGAGATCCTTTTAATACAAAAAACGAAGGCATCAAAGAGAAAATCAAAGAGGCCAAAGACTTGGTGAATTTACTGAGTTTGAGAAAATCAACGCTGTATAAAATCATCTTGATTATTGTGGAAAAACAAGTGAGTTTCTTTGTTGGGGGTGAACTTAAACCCTTTTCTATGCAAGAAATAGCTGAAGAGCTTGGGTTTGCTGAGTCAACAATTTCTCGAGCAGTGGCAAATAAATATATTGAGTGCAGTTTGGGCATTTTCCCACTCAAACACTTTTTCAGTAACGCCGTTGCAAATAAGGACTTGTCTTCTTCACAAATTAAAAACTACCTCAAATCATTAGTGGAGTATGAGAGCAAAGAGGATCCACTCACTGACCAACAACTGTTAGATATGGTGGAGGAAAAGTACAGTCTGAAAATGGTACGACGTACGATTACGAAGTATCGGAAACTCTTATCAATTCCTTCATCTAAAGAGCGAAAGAAACTCTACAAAGTAGAAAACTTATAA
- the nifH gene encoding nitrogenase iron protein produces the protein MSDLRQIAFYGKGGIGKSTTSQNTLAAMCHYYGKKILIVGCDPKADSTRLILHEKAQSTIMQLASEAGTVEDLELEDVCKPGADEFHPDNTEITDGFIMCTESGGPEPGVGCAGRGVITAINFLEEEGAYDDELDFVSYDVLGDVVCGGFAMPIREGKAQEIYIVMSGEMMAMYAANNISKGILKYANTGGVRLAGLICNARMTDREYDLAKNLATQIGTQMIHFVPRSNHVQRAELRRMTVVEFAPTSDQAMEYKELARKIIENDLKVIPAPLEMDDLENLLMEFGLEEEVEEDAIGKKAEDA, from the coding sequence ATGTCAGATTTAAGACAAATAGCGTTTTACGGAAAAGGTGGGATTGGTAAATCAACTACATCTCAAAATACATTAGCAGCAATGTGTCACTACTACGGGAAAAAAATCCTTATCGTTGGTTGTGACCCTAAAGCGGATTCAACAAGACTTATCTTACACGAAAAAGCCCAATCTACAATTATGCAATTGGCTTCTGAAGCTGGAACAGTTGAAGATTTAGAGTTAGAAGATGTATGTAAACCAGGTGCAGATGAATTCCACCCAGATAACACTGAAATCACTGATGGTTTCATTATGTGTACTGAGTCTGGTGGTCCTGAGCCAGGTGTTGGTTGTGCAGGTCGAGGGGTTATTACAGCAATTAACTTCTTAGAAGAAGAAGGTGCTTATGATGACGAATTAGATTTCGTTTCTTATGACGTACTTGGGGACGTTGTATGTGGTGGATTTGCTATGCCAATTCGAGAAGGTAAAGCACAAGAGATTTACATTGTAATGTCAGGTGAGATGATGGCAATGTATGCGGCAAACAACATTTCTAAAGGTATTTTAAAATATGCAAATACGGGTGGAGTTAGACTTGCTGGTTTAATTTGTAATGCACGTATGACAGACAGAGAGTATGACCTTGCTAAAAACTTAGCAACTCAAATCGGTACTCAAATGATTCACTTTGTTCCAAGATCAAACCACGTTCAAAGAGCTGAGTTACGAAGAATGACAGTTGTTGAATTTGCTCCAACTTCAGACCAAGCAATGGAATATAAAGAGTTGGCTCGAAAAATCATCGAAAATGACTTAAAAGTTATTCCTGCTCCATTAGAGATGGATGATCTTGAAAACTTATTAATGGAATTTGGTTTAGAAGAAGAAGTTGAAGAAGACGCAATCGGTAAAAAAGCTGAAGACGCGTAA
- the nifD gene encoding nitrogenase molybdenum-iron protein alpha chain encodes MGPETLESLQKQAIDEVLAGYPAKAAKNRAKHLGVDSPEGVKGACDKTRSNKQTVPGVMSQRGCAYAGSKGVVWGPIKDMIHISHGPIGCGQYSRGGRRNYYIGTTGVDTFVTMNFSTDFNEKDIVFGGDKKLKKALEEIDELFPLNNGISIQSECPIGLIGDDIQAVAKVHKKETGHQTIAVSCEGFRGVSQSLGHHIANDMIRDHVMPDTSFRKDFEGTDYDVAIIGDYNIGGDAWSTRIILEEMGLRVIAQWSGDATYKELAIAPKAKLNLLHCYRSMNYISRHMEQEFGIPWMEYNFFGPSKTTESIRKIASFFDESIQKKAEEVIAKYTAMTDAVIAKYRPLLEGKKVMLYVGGLRPRHVIGAYEDLGMEVIGTGYEFAHGDDYKRTKEDISRSTLIYDDANEYELEEFVKKLRPDLVAAGVKEKYVFQKMGLPFRQMHSWDYSGPYHGYDAFAIFARDMDLAMNSPVWDHTTAPWDKEA; translated from the coding sequence ATGGGACCAGAAACATTAGAGAGTCTACAAAAGCAAGCGATTGATGAAGTACTAGCAGGGTACCCAGCAAAAGCTGCAAAAAACAGAGCAAAACACTTAGGTGTTGATTCACCCGAAGGTGTTAAAGGTGCTTGTGATAAAACAAGAAGTAACAAACAAACTGTTCCAGGTGTTATGTCTCAAAGAGGTTGTGCATATGCTGGATCTAAAGGGGTTGTTTGGGGACCAATCAAAGATATGATTCATATCTCTCATGGACCAATTGGTTGTGGTCAATACTCAAGAGGAGGACGAAGAAATTACTACATCGGTACAACTGGTGTTGATACATTCGTTACAATGAACTTTTCAACTGACTTCAACGAAAAAGATATCGTATTTGGTGGAGATAAAAAACTTAAAAAAGCGCTTGAAGAGATTGATGAATTATTCCCATTAAACAATGGTATTTCAATCCAATCTGAGTGTCCAATTGGACTTATTGGGGATGATATCCAAGCCGTAGCCAAAGTACATAAAAAAGAGACGGGTCATCAAACGATTGCTGTTTCATGTGAAGGGTTCAGAGGGGTTTCTCAATCTCTTGGTCACCACATTGCAAATGACATGATCAGAGACCACGTTATGCCTGACACTTCTTTTAGAAAAGATTTCGAAGGTACAGATTATGACGTTGCAATTATTGGGGATTATAACATCGGTGGAGATGCATGGTCAACAAGAATTATCCTTGAAGAGATGGGTCTTAGAGTAATTGCTCAATGGTCTGGGGATGCGACGTATAAAGAGTTAGCGATTGCTCCAAAAGCAAAACTTAACTTATTACACTGCTACCGATCAATGAACTATATTTCACGACACATGGAACAAGAGTTCGGTATTCCTTGGATGGAGTATAACTTCTTTGGACCAAGCAAAACGACTGAGTCTATCAGAAAAATTGCTTCGTTTTTTGATGAATCTATTCAAAAAAAAGCAGAAGAAGTTATTGCTAAATATACAGCTATGACAGATGCGGTTATTGCTAAATACAGACCTTTATTAGAGGGGAAAAAAGTAATGCTTTATGTGGGTGGTTTAAGACCAAGACACGTTATTGGAGCTTACGAAGATTTAGGAATGGAAGTTATCGGTACTGGTTATGAGTTCGCTCACGGAGATGACTATAAAAGAACAAAAGAGGACATCTCTCGATCAACTCTTATTTACGATGATGCAAATGAGTACGAGTTAGAAGAGTTTGTTAAAAAACTCAGACCTGACTTAGTTGCTGCTGGTGTTAAAGAGAAATATGTATTCCAAAAAATGGGTCTTCCATTTAGACAAATGCACTCTTGGGATTACAGTGGTCCATACCATGGGTATGATGCTTTTGCTATTTTTGCAAGAGATATGGATTTAGCTATGAACTCTCCAGTTTGGGATCATACTACAGCTCCATGGGATAAAGAAGCGTAA